A part of Amphiprion ocellaris isolate individual 3 ecotype Okinawa chromosome 16, ASM2253959v1, whole genome shotgun sequence genomic DNA contains:
- the oga gene encoding protein O-GlcNAcase isoform X1 — protein MVQKDKTLETPQVDGEPSPSPVSGEACAEAPGPVEESGIGVELTGHRKFISGVVEGFYGRPWTMEQRKELFRRQQKWGLNTYLYAPKDDYKHRMFWRELYSVEEAEQLMTLIGAAKEHGIEFIYAISPGLDITFSNQKEVSALKRKLDQVSHFGCKSFALLFDDIDHNMCPADKEVFSSFAHAQVSITNEIYQYLGEPETFLFCPTEYCGTFCYPSVSQSPYLHTVGEKLLPGIDVLWTGPKVVSKDITVESIEEVSKILRRAPVIWDNIHANDYDQKRLFLGPYKGRSTELIPRLKGVLTNPNCEFESNFVAIHTLATWYKSNMNGVRKDVVMTDGEDSTVSIQIKLENEGSDEELETDMLYSPQLALKLALTEWLGEFGVPHQYNSRQVPQSGAKSTAIDVSSMAAPSLCSSTTVTTVFQQPIMSPAMPPLCLDPLSHPLAKRPQEVEEVEVEKKDSDEEPMEMVVEKQDEPEPEAEADPEEKHVGPILADKMAEDLKPMDTDKESLAESKSPEESIQEDSGSDIAPMQTDDQLKQVPQAFDVFVPGPNEKPLFTAEPLTLEDLSLLAELFYLPYEHGPKAMQMLKEFNWLRANSSVVSVNCKRKESEKVAEWQLRAEKFEDMCCSVIQMFTRLSNTANRTILYDLYPYIWDIKSIISMVKSFVQWLDGRIHSTSFYCYWIDSDRWCRSQSSAQFLRGDQEPWAFRGGLAGEFQRLLPIDGANDLFYQPPPSMPTSKIYSIRPYFPKDEPAVYKICKEMYCEGMEDVPFTDDDPDLIGDRLVGGLLTLSSDYGFVLEDDEGICGYALGTVDVQPFIKNCKLSWIPFMQEKYNKPDCEKDLTEAEKMMLSFHEEEEGLPDSFLSNFPSLIKVDIHAKVTDPSVAKSMMGCLLSSLKANGSHGAFCKVRQTDKRMLDFYSKLGCFEVAKMEGFPKDVIIMGRSL, from the exons GCTTTTATGGTCGACCATGGACAATGGAACAGAGGAAAGAACTATTCAGAAG GCAGCAGAAATGGGGACTGAATACATACCTTTATGCACCCAAAGATGACTACAAGCACAGAATGTTTTGGAGAGAGCTGTATTCAGTGGAAGAAGCAG AGCAACTCATGACTTTGATTGGTGCTGCTAAGGAGCATGGTATAGAGTTTATCTATGCTATTTCCCCTGGATTGGACATCACCTTCTCTAATCAGAAAGAGGTTTCTGCACTCAAGAGAAAACTTGATCAG GTTTCTCATTTTGGCTGCAAATCATTTGCCTTACTTTTTGATGATATTGACCACAACATGTGCCCTGCTGACAAAGAAGTGTTCAGCTCGTTTGCGCACGCTCAGGTTTCCATTACCAACGAAATTTACCAGTACCTGGGAGAGCCTGAAACTTTCCTCTTCTGCCCCACAG AGTACTGTGGAACATTCTGCTACCCAAGCGTCTCTCAGTCACCCTACCTCCACACAGTAGGAGAGAAGCTACTGCCTGGCATTGACGTCCTGTGGACAG GGCCCAAAGTGGTGTCCAAAGACATCACAGTGGAGTCTATTGAGGAGGTGTCAAAAATCCTGAGAAGAGCCCCTGTAATCTGGGATAACATTCATGCCAATGACTATGACCAGAAGAGGCTTTTCCTGGGTCCATACAAGGGCCGTTCCACAGAGCTCATCCCCAGACTGAAGGGAGTCCTTACCAATCCTAACTGCGAATTTGAATCAAATTTCGTAGCGATCCACACTTTAGCCACCTGGTATAAGTCTAATATGAATGGGGTGCGCAAGGATGTGGTTATGA CTGATGGTGAGGACAGCACTGTGTCCATCCAGATCAAGTTGGAGAATGAGGGCAGTGATGAAGAACTGGAAACAGACATGCTCTACAGCCCACAGCTTGCTCTAAAACTGGCTCTCACAGAATGGCTCGGAGAATTTGGTGTGCCTCACCAGTACAACA GCCGACAGGTGCCTCAGAGTGGTGCCAAAAGCACAGCCATAGATGTATCATCCATGGCTGCTCCCTCTCTTTGCTCCTCCACAACAGTCACGACTGTATTCCAGCAGCCCATCATGTCTCCAGCGATGCCTCCTCTCTGCCTGGATCCACTTTCACACCCTTTGGCAAAAAGACCACAGGAGGTAGAGGAG GTAGAAGTGGAAAAGAAGGATTCAGACGAGGAGCCCATGGAGATGGTGGTTGAGAAGcaggatgagccagagccagaAGCAGAAGCTGACCCAGAGGAGAAGCACGTCGGTCCTATCTTAGCTGACAAGATGGCTGAAGATCTGAAGCCTATGGATACAGACAAGGAGAGTCTGGCAGAGTCCAAGTCCCCAGAAGAGTCAATCCAGGAGGACTCTGGGAGCGATATCGCACCTATGCAGACGGACGATCAGCTCAAACAGGTGCCGCAAGCATTT GATGTGTTTGTGCCTGGGCCCAACGAGAAGCCACTGTTCACAGCAGAGCCCCTCACACTTGAGGATCTGAGCTTGCTGGCAGAGCTCTTCTATCTGCCTTATGAACATGGGCCCAAGGCCATGCAAATGCTGAAGGAGTTCAACTGGCTAAGAGCCAACAGCAGCGTCGTTAGTGTCAACTGCAAGAGGAAAGAAAGTGAAAAG GTGGCTGAATGGCAGTTAAGGGCAGAGAAGTTTGAGGACATGTGCTGCTcagtcatccagatgttcactCGGCTGTCTAATACGGCCAATCGCACCATCCTTTACGACCTCTACCCGTACATCTGGGACATCAAGAGCATCATTTCTATGGTCAAGTCTTTTGTCCAGTGGCTAG ATGGAAGAATCCACAGTACAAGTTTCTACTGCTATTGGATCGACAGTGACCGAT GGTGTCGTAGTCAGTCCTCAGCACAATTCCTTAGAGGAGACCAAGAACCCTGGGCCTTTAGGGGAGGTCTAGCAGGAGAGTTCCAG AGATTGTTGCCAATAGATGGGGCAAACGATCTTTTCTACCAACCTCCACCTTCAATGCCAACCTCCAAAATCTATTCCATAAGGCCGTACTTTCCCAAAGATGAG CCTGCAGTttataaaatatgtaaagaaaTGTACTGTGAAGGTATGGAGGATGTGCCGTTCACTGATGATGATCCTGACCTCATAGGAGACAG ATTAGTCGGAGGTCTCCTGACACTGAGTTCAGACTATGGGTTTGTGCTAGAGGATGATGAAGGGATCTGTGGTTATGCTCTTGGGACTGTTGATGTTCAACCCTTCATCAAGAACTGCAAGTTGAGCTGGATTCCCTTCATGCAAGAGAAATACAACAAACCTGACTGTGAGAAGGACCTTACAGAGGCTGAG AAAATGATGCTGAGTTTccatgaggaggaggagggtctTCCAGACTCTTTCCTCTCCAACTTCCCTTCTCTCATCAAGGTTGACATTCACGCCAAAGTCACCGACCCCAGCGTGGCCAAAAGCATGATGGGGTGTCTATTATCTTCTCTTAAGGCCAATG GGTCCCATGGTGCATTCTGTAAGGTTCGTCAGACTGATAAGCGAATGTTGGACTTCTATAGTAAACTAGGATGCTTTGAAGTGGCTAAAATGGAGGGCTTTCCCAAAGACGTCATCATTATGGGACGCAGCCTTTGA